The Candidatus Binatia bacterium genome window below encodes:
- a CDS encoding type II toxin-antitoxin system prevent-host-death family antitoxin: protein MKILTTYEAKNAFPKVLKLSQKDVVIVTNRGKPVAAIQGLKDEDDLEDYLLERSPKFWAMIRRARKGKSVALQQVRKELGLGNR from the coding sequence ATGAAGATTTTAACGACGTATGAAGCAAAGAACGCCTTCCCAAAGGTTCTGAAACTTTCTCAGAAAGATGTTGTGATTGTTACCAATCGAGGAAAACCGGTTGCAGCCATCCAGGGACTCAAGGATGAAGACGATCTGGAGGACTATCTCTTAGAGCGCAGCCCGAAGTTTTGGGCAATGATCCGCCGAGCCCGCAAAGGCAAGAGTGTAGCTCTGCAACAAGTTCGGAAGGAACTAGGATTGGGGAATAGGTAA
- a CDS encoding type II toxin-antitoxin system RelE/ParE family toxin, whose amino-acid sequence MFEIVFKPLAIKQLKKMKRYHAAIVVDAIDKHLSEEPERVHGAIKRLRGRQQTTFRLRVQDYRVFYDVAEDRVEISQILHKSETPSCYQKEIK is encoded by the coding sequence ATGTTTGAAATTGTCTTCAAGCCTCTCGCGATTAAGCAGTTGAAGAAAATGAAACGATATCATGCCGCCATCGTTGTTGACGCGATCGACAAGCACTTGAGCGAGGAGCCTGAAAGAGTACACGGCGCAATCAAACGCCTAAGAGGTAGACAGCAAACCACGTTTCGATTGAGAGTGCAGGATTATCGCGTGTTCTACGATGTCGCGGAAGATCGAGTGGAGATCAGTCAGATATTACATAAATCAGAAACGCCGTCGTGTTACCAAAAGGAGATCAAATGA